A genomic stretch from Plasmodium brasilianum strain Bolivian I chromosome 9, whole genome shotgun sequence includes:
- a CDS encoding hypothetical protein (conserved Plasmodium protein): MKESKNKKENGENQASNKNNYKKKDIKNMIIRKLKRRLKEGLNKLDEQYNQLVNIFSYLNNINIENNIEVFQKISNELSKEIKHANEENNDDIAILKMEKDLIKADFRKNKKILKNYNQVEQQQEDEEYLDHEEIGKTVKPEKRKKKKRKANNANASHHFTNSFTPSQIFHYNYLCMDSKCTHNDFTSDNLKVKNSVVLNLFNALSKNKYYKETNLCDQVFDYQDSNRIYKEEKKKLRKRKLLTNFFIRKKKRQKQGESERAALERESAERGVIEGEEEEEEKKKEVERNINNTYYFSLKRKYSCREKEYHSSSNPYDEEKEVSKNVSISYDNINNNSNNNSNINVNMHNSSINGNNNSYNSKHGKIMNDSNFYNSSNNAINDNKNKVYWIYMKKEINKNVTRNNTRIMTSNILTFFTSISKVFPCEIIDRKREKLISYDDYKNEKMNKFYDYVLTDECDNIGGNQIMDTKNVECNTDDYTNINYNQVTTRNNYIYIYIKRKFIPEYLLRIKKKIKLVLIFPSNHNMSNFYSNDNVEDYNDNDPYKFSAHKVTNRVANSVVNHVANNEMDEKSATDIREGIIKEEDDIEKKKKVYKQENYISVGECNSLSLRKRRKICSSKNDINVGSIYKYKNIFNKKKKPKKKKKMDYATSALKAVDDSFYFNSVYLNYLNRIEIKDKKKYHYFYVDNVNYDPENYDIEDIIIHLEKIINIKKKNSTSSSPFTPSLLLNYINKKYAIYSNKSKKKKKRSYNKKGKNSKQENVKGKCGTGGEKWGNVSNHKGNHNDSNRVGINHVYNNNAYNNNAYNNNAYNNNAYNSNAYNSNAYNNNTYNNNVYSNNIDRNNNDDNVSDKKISDSNIIINDKRNVVNVASDRVTSNVDEKIKRKNNSKKKKSMDERKKHVMYNNKKRNNNTKRIYRINKKRSYSIFDDFFYHNEFEDKKRNEEEEVKIYYLRIHINMLSFNDNNDEVILKYYMPPMQNREFNIEVKNKYIPFEVNHFYDYYLDRKNQLEKTIKEHSVIYKQIYKLWKEDIDIYEKEKEKKNIFAWGILPVRAYDHPNIFVPLPCGFKHNNKNLAYNITNDKKICDDNLLEKKERKKEYMNIKYANLTGPCVNWRKNCIFCSDIRKKKFLHLSDMYPYFYCMQNIKLSLFSLERNVMYSNSNNMLESIQHGCLGNEFECTESSLFTANKKNVATKNASLNGSSSTNDERDGVYRLDSNADLVVRRSGLGSCRTPHVSGNNISENDMSGHICENDINGSTYGNDINGSTCGSDISGNSTSGKNADGNSGSQNEEQNELYKFFSNEDLLNEKNYIWNKQEIRMFLEKYILYPKKFDRISQFLEFKNTKQCVDFYYLTKNFFNLKKLLLTLSENKIKRNKKQLLSHVNNFDISKKNSKEEIVNKLIKKLENNYVKSEFEETNCVNYSYINVRKFFKSYFVKTYKKTCNKNSSNKTTNNNKNCTWNTNNMNKGILLENMSDGYVIPKNYNFILSSNRKLCFLIKNDENFIYNGINSDIIEIKYSENIENDKKKEDRRRKNSGTGISPIAGSTGIIEPSHSHKVEDNPFVSIISNVHNKPHVNELEEQDINRNNTIYHYVSPPPLMNPEQKYQCTEVHNLMIDFNKEKHSLVRNLNNINDNKCDPDEDKCHTDLKLNYNTIEEKKSSNNFIYNYTWNSNNIDNIASNNEQKDNYDRKNVNSNIDLIPTTYELNKCKYPHMCNIDVNINSIECTNNQVLKNGEQCEHMSKLKMNNSFENNIELESCEESLYKCYEFLKNMNQRNNENVSKNPIPHKKATSFAFDYKLKKGIKKNIFQKKNFLLQREKNVKKNTAFSKIKNGNILTKERGDKSSKRNKKIFEQQLVVQHNFSKKKIGHQVNSSSSGSNKGKGMVLKKGFFNVNLKNEIYYNKKKINDKQEEEENMLEVENSKREMYGKSEHFSLTVQTVNDWERGEIEIEEGEGEGEREREREIEVKGSETEMQLLGEEEEEKEEYVPLDETSGNFVVIERNRNFVEGENAINNDNKRRKFNNIKNLQTGTHICDFKGSKLIFFTNENSKDLNFNDCTSNIHVEERVSREEKNMMSIKDGILNNEEEGMWNIDDTDYGNGNRTGSSNGNGFHVDAYATSEQNEKHSVTGNNKITAAFNKINETDSMHLESKRNLLVESKSTHIYSFDSVKQVENYEGEIFDQSKQHLRKTATCWTDKEKEIYFEIFSKDGKNWDSLCLALKPYGKTKEQIKNFYQNTIAKKRKNQVP, from the coding sequence ATGAAAgagagtaaaaataaaaaggaaaatggcGAGAACCAAGCTtcgaataaaaataactataaaaaaaaagatataaaaaatatgataataagaAAGCTTAAAAGAAGACTGAAAGAAGGATTAAATAAGTTAGATGAACAGTACAATCAATTAGTCAACATTTTCAgctatttaaataatataaatattgaaaataatatagaagtatttcaaaaaatttcgAATGAGCTttcaaaagaaataaaacatGCTAACGAggaaaataatgatgatatagcaatattaaaaatggaaaaggatttaataaaagctgattttagaaaaaataagaaaattttaaaaaattataatcaaGTTGAACAACAACAAGAAGATGAAGAATATTTAGATCATGAAGAGATAGGAAAAACTGTAAAAccagaaaaaagaaaaaaaaagaaaagaaaagcaaaCAATGCAAACGCATCACATCATTTTACTAATTCATTTACACCTTCCCAAATTTTCCATTATAACTATTTATGTATGGACAGCAAATGTACCCATAACGATTTTACAAGTGACAacttaaaagtaaaaaattctGTTGtccttaatttatttaatgcgTTGtcgaaaaacaaatattataaagaaaCGAATCTATGTGATCAAGTATTTGACTACCAAGACAGTAATAGAATATATAAGGAGGAGAAGAAAAAACTACGAAAGAGGAAGTTACtgacaaatttttttattcggaaaaaaaagaggcaGAAACAGGGAGAGTCAGAGAGAGCAGCACTGGAAAGGGAATCAGCGGAAAGGGGAGTAATAGAAGGGGAAGAGGAGGAGGAGGAGAAGAAGAAGGAAGtagaaagaaatattaacaatacgtattatttttcattaaaaagaaaatattcatGTAGGGAGAAAGAGTATCACTCCTCGTCTAACCCCTatgatgaagaaaaagaagtatCGAAAAATGTTTCCATAAGTTATGataacattaataataatagtaataacaacagtAATATCAATGTTAATATGCATAACAGTAGTAtcaatggtaataataatagttataataGTAAGCATggtaaaataatgaatgatagtaatttttataattcctCTAACAATGCTATAAatgataacaaaaataaggTGTACTGGATTTATATGAAGaaggaaataaataaaaacgtaACCAGAAATAATACAAGAATTATGacatcaaatatattaacatttttcaCAAGTATAAGTAAAGTTTTTCCATGTGAAATAATTGacagaaaaagagaaaaattgATAAGTTATGATGATtataagaatgaaaaaatgaacaagttTTATGATTATGTATTAACAGATGAATGCGATAATATAGGGGGTAACCAAATTATGGATACGAAAAATGTTGAGTGTAATACGGATGATTAtactaatataaattataatcaaGTTACAAcaagaaataattatatttacatttatattaaaaggaAGTTTATTCCTGAATATTTATTAcgtataaaaaagaaaattaaattagtTTTAATCTTTCCATCCAACCATAATATGAGTAATTTTTACAGTAATGACAATGTTGAAGATTATAATGATAACGACCCGTATAAGTTCAGTGCTCACAAGGTAACAAACAGAGTTGCAAACAGTGTAGTGAACCATGTAGCAAACAATGAGATGGATGAAAAAAGTGCAACAGATATAAGAGAAGGTATTATAAAAGAAGAGGatgatatagaaaaaaagaaaaaagtgtACAAACAGGAGAATTATATTTCTGTGGGTGAGTGTAATTCTCTAAGTTTgaggaaaagaagaaagataTGCTCTAGTAAGAATGACATTAACGTAGGGTcgatatacaaatataagaacatttttaataaaaagaaaaaacccaaaaaaaaaaaaaaaatggactATGCTACTAGTGCGCTTAAAGCAGTAGATGATAGTTTCTATTTTAATAGTGTgtatttgaattatttaaacAGAATAGAAattaaggataaaaaaaagtatcattatttttatgtagataatgtaaattatgatcctgaaaattatgatatagaggatataattattcatttagaaaaaataataaatattaaaaaaaaaaatagcactTCCTCTTCTCCATTCACACCTTCATTAttgttaaattatataaataaaaaatacgctatatattctaataagagcaaaaaaaaaaaaaaaagaagctacaataaaaaaggaaaaaatagtaaacaGGAAAATGTCAAAGGGAAATGTGGAACTGGAGGGGAAAAGTGGGGTAATGTAAGCAATCACAAGGGAAACCATAATGATAGTAACCGTGTTGGTATTAATCATGTGTACAATAACAATGCTTACAATAACAATGCTTACAATAACAATGCTTACAATAACAATGCTTACAATAGCAATGCTTACAATAGCAATGCTTACAATAACAACacttataataataacgTTTACAGTAACAATATCGATAGAAACAATAATGATGACAATGTTAGTGATAAGAAGATTAGTGAcagtaatattattattaatgataAACGGAATGTGGTGAATGTGGCAAGTGATCGGGTTACTAGTAATGTCGATGAAAAGATTAAgcgtaaaaataatagtaagaaaaaaaaaagtatggatgaaagaaaaaaacatgtGATGTACAATAATAAGAAGAGAAATAATAACACCAAACGAATATAtcgtataaataaaaaaaggagttattctatttttgatgattttttttatcataatgaATTTGAAGATAAGAAGAGGAACGAAGAGGAAGaagtgaaaatatattatttaagaattcatattaatatgttaagttttaatgataacaatgatgaagtaatattaaaatattacatgcCCCCTATGCAAAATAGAGAGTTTAACATAGaggttaaaaataaatacattccTTTCGAGGttaatcatttttatgattattatttagATAGAAAAAATCAGCTAGAGAAAACTATTAAAGAACACtcagttatatataaacaaatatataagttatGGAAAGAagatattgatatatatgaaaaagaaaaagaaaagaaaaatatatttgcatgGGGAATATTACCTGTTCGAGCATATGATCATCCAAACATTTTCGTTCCATTACCTTGCGGAtttaaacataataataaaaacttaGCCTATAACATAACTAACGATAAGAAAATATGTGATGAtaatttattagaaaaaaaagaaaggaaaaaagaatatatgaatattaaatatgCTAATTTAACAGGTCCATGTGTAAATTGGCGCAAAAACTGTATATTCTGTAGtgatataagaaaaaaaaagtttttacatttatcaGATATGTAcccatatttttattgtatgcAAAATATTAAGTTGTCCTTATTTTCTTTAGAAAGAAATGTTATGTACAGCAATTCAAATAACATGCTGGAAAGTATACAGCATGGTTGCCTCGGTAATGAATTTGAATGTACAGAGTCGTCTCTTTTTACAgcgaataaaaaaaatgtagcaACTAAGAATGCTAGTTTAAATGGTAGCAGTAGCACAAACGACGAAAGGGATGGTGTCTATCGCTTGGATAGTAACGCTGATTTGGTTGTGCGCAGAAGCGGCTTAGGGAGTTGTAGAACCCCCCATGTTAGcggtaataatattagtgaAAATGATATGAGTGGTCATATTTGCGAAAACGATATCAACGGTAGTACTTACGGAAACGATATCAACGGTAGTACTTGCGGAAGCGATATCAGCGGTAACAGTACCAGCGGTAAAAATGCTGACGGAAATAGTGGTAGCCAAAATGAAGAACAGAATGAGttgtacaaattttttagCAACGAAGACCTactgaatgaaaaaaattatatatggaaTAAGCAAGAAATTCGAATGTTTTTAGagaagtatatattatacccAAAAAAATTTGACAGAATAAGTCAATTCttagaatttaaaaatacaaagcAGTGTGTtgacttttattatttaacaaaaaatttttttaacttaaagaaattattattaaccttatcagaaaacaaaataaaaagaaataaaaagcaaCTACTGTCGCATGTGAATAATTTTgatattagtaaaaaaaattcaaaagaagaaattgttaataaactaataaaaaaattagaaaataattatgtgaAAAGTGAATTTGAAGAAACGAATTGTGTAAATTATAGTTACATAAATGTgaggaaattttttaaaagttattttgttaaaacatataaaaaaacatgtaataaaaatagttcaAATAAAACTacgaataataataaaaattgcaCTTGGAAtactaataatatgaataaaggTATACTTTTAGAAAATATGTCAGACGGATATGTAAtaccaaaaaattataattttatactaAGTTCTAATAGAAAGTTGTGCTTCCTAATTAAGAATGATGAAAACTTTATTTACAATGGAATTAACTCTGATATAATTGAAATCAAATATAGTGAGAATATagaaaatgacaaaaaaaaagaagacagAAGGAGGAAAAACAGTGGTACTGGTATTTCACCCATTGCAGGTTCTACAGGTATAATAGAACCTTCTCATTCTCACAAAGTAGAGGACAATCCATTTGTTAGTATAATTTCAAACGTTCATAATAAACCCCATGTTAACGAATTAGAAGAACAGGACATAAACAGGAATAATACCATATATCATTATGTCTCTCCCCCTCCTTTAATGAACCCAGAGCAAAAATACCAATGTACGGAGGTACATAATCTAATGATTGATtttaataaggaaaaacaTAGTTTGGTAAGAAAcctaaataatattaatgataataaatgtGATCCGGATGAAGACAAATGTCATACAGAtttgaaattaaattataacacaatagaagaaaaaaagagtagtaataattttatttataactaCACGTGGAATTCGAACAATATTGACAATATCGCTAGtaataatgaacaaaaagataattatgacaggaaaaatgtaaatagtAACATTGATTTAATACCCACAACATacgaattaaataaatgtaaataccCCCATATGTGTAATATTGATGTGAATATTAACTCAATCGAATGTACTAATAACCAGGTGCTTAAAAATGGTGAACAGTGTGAACACATgtctaaattaaaaatgaacaactcatttgaaaataatatagaacTTGAGTCATGTGAAGAAAgcttatataaatgttatgaatttttaaaaaacatgaaTCAAAGGAATAACGAGAATGTCAGTAAAAACCCCATTCCTCATAAAAAAGCGACATCCTTTGCTTTtgattataaattaaaaaagggaataaaaaagaatatttttcaaaagaaaaatttcttattacaaagagaaaaaaatgtaaaaaaaaatactgccttctcaaaaataaaaaatggaaacatTCTGACAAAGGAAAGGGGTGATAAAAGTAgtaaaagaaacaaaaaaatattcgaaCAGCAATTGGTAGTACagcataatttttcaaaaaaaaaaattggacaTCAAGTTAACAGTAGTAGCAGTGGTAGTAACAAAGGAAAAGGCATGGTGTTGAAAAAAGGGTTCTTTaatgttaatttaaaaaatgaaatatactataataaaaaaaaaataaatgacaagcaagaggaagaagaaaacATGTTGGAAGTGGAAAACAGTAAACGCGAAATGTATGGAAAAAGTgaacatttttcattaacaGTACAAACAGTTAATGACTGGGAAAGGGGGGAAATAGAAATAGAAGAAGGAGAAGGAGAAGgagaaagagaaagagaaagagaaaTAGAAGTAAAAGGTAGTGAAACTGAAATGCAGTTACTTGgtgaagaggaagaagaaaaagaagaatacgTACCACTAGACGAAACTTCCGGAAATTTTGTTGTAATAGAGCGTAACCGAAACTTCGTTGAAGGAGAAAATGcaataaataatgataataaaagaagaaaatttaaCAATATAAAGAACCTTCAAACAGGTACACATATTTGTGATTTTAAAGGAAGTaaactaatttttttcacaaaTGAAAACTCTAAAGATTTAAACTTTAATGACTGTACAAGCAATATTCACGTTGAAGAACGCGTAAGTCGAGAGGAAAAAAACATGATGAGTATCAAAGATGGTATTTTAAATAACGAAGAAGAAGGTATGTGGAACATTGACGACACTGATTATGGTAATGGTAATCGCACTGGAAGTAGCAATGGAAATGGTTTTCATGTTGATGCTTATGCTACAagtgaacaaaatgaaaagcaCTCAGTTACAGGCAACAACAAAATTACCGCagcatttaataaaataaatgaaacgGACAGTATGCATTTGGAAAGTAAAAGGAATTTGTTAGTTGAAAGTAAATCAACccatatatattcttttgatTCAGTAAAACAAGTTGAAAATTACGAGGGAGAAATTTTTGACCAATCCAAGCAGCACTTACGAAAAACGGCTACATGTTGGAccgataaagaaaaagaaatttattttgaaatattttcgAAAGATGGAAAAAATTGGGATTCCTTATGTTTAGCATTAAAACCATatggaaaaacaaaagaacagataaaaaacttttatcaaaatacaattgcaaaaaaaaggaaaaatcaAGTTCCATAA